The Larimichthys crocea isolate SSNF chromosome XXI, L_crocea_2.0, whole genome shotgun sequence genomic sequence GAGgtcattgtatgtgtgtgtgtgtgtgtgtgtgtgtgtgtgtgtgtgtgtgctccattTGAGGGTATAGGGAGCATCCCTGCAGAGAGCATGACAGAGAGGGAGCGATGACACTGATGTTCATGGTGGGATGCTGAAGTGATTGTTGATGCCTGGCTGGAGCTGATGAAACCTGCCTCCGTGAAATATGGGAAACGTCTACACGTGCAAACAAATTCAAGTATGATGGCAAACTGAGTCAGGATCAGATTTTAGGTGGAGGCAGTGAGGTCtcactgtgtttacagtctgtAAAGCTCACAAGACGTAATGAAACGGCAACAAATCGTAATGCACAGAGGGGCAATCTTGCATCCAATCTAGAGACATGCTTCCTCGACTCTCGCTGCTCTCCATCCATGGCGCATCTCCATCTATGAATCCACTTCGGCTCTGGACACTGGCGGTAGCGCTCgatccatcctcctcctctctctcactgtctctctctctctctctctctctctctctcacacacacacacacacttttacaaatGCAACACAGAGGACTGAACCGGCTAGAGAAATCCTGTCAGATCGGGTGCGTTGATGGTAAggcaacatttcttttcttctgttctatttatttttcatctgttgTATATTTTACGCGCGGCAGGCTGCAAAGACGAACTGTTATCTAACAAACAAGATGATCCAATCTGACATCGCGTATCATGATAGTGAGGAGGTGAGGGGTGAAAGCAGTAGATATGCCCATCATTTCTCCACACGGCTGCTTAAAAGTGCATCTGCGGTGCTCAGTGGCGAGTTTATAGGTCTTACTTTATCGGCTGCGTGTGTTTTAATACTCCACATGGGCTTATTATTTtgttctgacatttatttttaagacaACTACGATTGTTTTGAAGTGATAACCCCGTGTGGAGGGCTATTGATTGAGTTTATATCTGTAATAATcactttaaattcatttttaatcaagaCTTGTGCTGTAAGCTCAGCAGTTGCGggtctattattatttattttttgtctattCTTTAATTATATCATCACTAAACTTTCCATTATTTTCTCCTATCATTCATCTAACACTgtccactctttctctctgtttgtggaTGAACCACATAGTAAGGATTACTCATAGGGGAAACATATTCACCTTGGACGAGCTCATATGAAGAGTTGACCTTTTTTCTTCATCCTTCCTCCAGTCTCACTGCCTTTGctccaaatgtttgtttgctttaggAATCATGTAGGACAAGATTTATATATTCTCTCGTATCACAGGAGCTCCTCTGTAGCCCGGGGTCTGAAGcagctcctctgctctcctccctgcctgtgtcactgtgtgtgtgtgtgtgttgttggtttagagggggagaaagaaatgCACAGAAAGATACAGAACAGAGCGATAAAGGTAAACCAGAGACTTGAAGCTACTCCTGGTGTTACTACTGTTGCTcaactctctgtgttttccgAGATTGATCACCAGGCTCTGCCAATAAACAGACCCACTCAAGAGCATCTGTGAACACACCGAGGTGCCTTAATAGAAAAATCTTTGGCACTGTCACATCCCTCAATCACTTGCATCCAAAATCCCTCAGTCCCAACCTCATCACTAACTTCTAACCTCATTTGTTGCCTTTATTTTCCACAGAGGCAATTGCCTTTCCTGCGCCGTGCACAAATGTCATTATCTCCAACACTTTTGCTGCGAGCTGTGTTATCTCAGCAGCAGAAACGACGCCCGTGCTCACTAAATTTACAACTCAAACCTGCCAGAGAAGCGTGCACCTCACAGTGTAATCTTTGGTTGATCATGTCCCCGAGGCTTTTATCCACCGTAAGCACTGTTATTGTACGAGGGATACAAAAGCTGAGACCATCTGAAGCTTGCAGTCCCCTTCCAGATGTTGACAAAGTGTCTATTATTCCTGGTGTGAGTCTCAGTGCGGGCGGAGTTATAAGCCAGGGAAAAAAGGACGAGGACTTGCAAATCAAATTGCTTTAATCCATCAAAGCATCTGTCTTCATTCTCCAGAGGGCAgcagggtgtgtgtatgtatagtaGAGGAGCATTGAGCCCTGATCATGActggaaaggaaaacaaaacctGTCGCTGAGGAATGATGTGTCCTGGTCAGCCAGCTGTGCAGTACTTGTAGGGTGTAGATGGCAAGTCTGTCAGATTGACTGATTTTTCTTAAGTGTCAGAGATGGTAAGAAACTTGGTCAAAAGTTTCTCATTATCTGTAGTCATTCGTGCTTatacttctctgtgttttcatccgTCCttcaacaaacagaacaagCAGCAGCAAGTTGTTCTGAAAGACAAAGGATACAGTGTTCCCATTTTATATCATTCTGCATCACCAGTCTAAGAAACAAAATTTCTCATTCGGTGATTGCTGTTTTTAGCCACATTCAAACAGAACGGCTCATGATGTCAGCTTGATTCCTTTTCCTCTCACCCACAGAGTAAATGTCTTTGGTTTTGCGCTGTTTGTGATTAATGGAACATCAAAAGCCGATCTCAGCTCAGTGTGATACATTCCTGAGGACATGAGTCTGCCAGGGACACATAAACATCATTAATGAACAAGAGGCagactggagagagaaagagtgacagagagagagagtgaggaagtaaacaggaaggcagtatttatttttgtcagtaATATCATGTATATTTACCTGCGGTTTTGATGATGATTACCTCCGTGCGGCCACTTTGAGTGATGGAGGCGCAGTTTGCATCCAGGTTCTTCGTGTGATTACCTTCTGCCAGTTTGGTGCATAGAGACAAATAGATGGCAGCATGTTTCTTTCTAAAAATCGTGAATTTGGAAAATTGCATCTCACTTTGCTCTTTCATGCCCAGTGGCAAAGAACTCGGAAGTGTATAAAGGAAACTCATCTATGTGAAGACAGCTATATTTATCTGGGTATGTAGCTCTCTGCTGGGCTTAGAGGCTTAATTACCCAGAAGAGaggaaaagcaaaaatgaaatgcaattaTGCAATGCTACCCGGAATAGTGGAGCTATTGTATATAGGAACATTACTTCTGCTTCCCACTGAAGGTCTCACCTttgagttgtgtgtttgtgcaaaacACATCTGTGGAGCCTTTAGGAGACAGATCCTGAAccctgaaaatatttttttcaaagcatTTAAGCTACTTATGTTTGAAATGCTAAAAAAGTGCTGTCTGCAACCGTTTCttgattctgtatttttttaggAATCACAATTTTAAGGAAGAGTTTTGGTAAATACTTACATTTATGTGCTGAGCAGCTGGTTAGATTAACACAAAAACTAGACACAAGACTTGCTCTGTCCGAAGGTGGCACCTGCCAGaacctctaaaactcactaattcACAGGTTGTACCTTGTTTGTTTAGGCATGCACATAAACCCCCAAATTGGCATTtttacacttctgttttttaGGGTTATTTTCATCTAAccctcagcaagaaagcaaataagcatgttcccaaaatgttgaactattcttTTATCAACTCAaattacaccttttttttttttacatcactaAAATATGCTGTTACACCAGTTGTGGAACAGAGGTTAACACTCTAAACAAGCAGGGAAAATCTGGAAGTAAAAGTTAATGGGACAGATTTTATTCTCTGtttaagtgtccttgagcaagaatCAGGGATGCTCTAGCAAGAGCACTTCATTGCCCATCAGTGGAAGGCTGCAGGCATTAAAATGAGGGGGAGCTGCGCTGCATGAAGCtgaaaaatgcatcaaaatgaaatctcattgtgtgtgtctctgtgcctCCCTGGCGGCGTCAGCGTGAAGGATGTAGAGCCAGAGGGGAGGGCAGGATGGAGTGCTCCTGGAAgacggtgctgctgctggtgtgtgcgTCTCTTGGGGTCCAGTACACGGCCATCCGCACCCTGAGGGACTCGTTGTCTGGACCCTGCCAGGGAGCTTACCGCTGCCAGACCAGACACCACAGAGGTACGCCTTGACAGCAGTCAAGATTGTCccacatactgtgtgtgtgagcataaTATGTGTATAGCTGTTgacatgtatacatatatggttacattttttattaattaaaaggTATGTGTAATGTTACAGACAGCAGACAAAGAGATACtcttaacactttttttttagcattcaGTGAAGTAAGACATCAAAACTGTGACTgaagcaaaagaagaaacaaagctTATTTTTAGTGAGGGAATTCCTTAGAGATGGGGATTATTGAGAAATGAAATATGTTACAATTATCCTCCAATTTATCTCCATTAATCCCCTCTCATAAGCGCAGCTGTAGTTTGCCGGCGCCCAGCTCCTGTATACAAAAGTAACATCCCCTTTGCAATCAACTCCTCATCAGCAGTAATTACACATTAGCTATTTGCGCTATATTTAGAGATCCGCCATTTCATAAACCCCCTTGGTAACCACCGGCAGACAAGCAACTTACTCATGCATGTTTACCCACTAAATTATTTAAGCTTTATTGGCTAGATTCAGTCGTTTACTTTCTACTGGCTTGAAGTTATGACAAAAATGGACTCTTATGAGCTGAAGTAACTCTTCTGAAATACGTGAAACAACTCTTTCATCAGAAATTGaaactggggggaaaaaaatgtgttttttaaatttagctcACTGCTAGTGGAAGTATCACATAATTCGAGTTAAATATGCAAAGTATAAGACTTTTCATTTCGTTTCAATTCAAGACTCCAGGTGGAGAGCCTTGTGTGATGACAGCTGGATGCCCATCGATTCACCCAGGAAGCACATCCTGCTGTTTGCCACCACACGCAGTGGCTCCTCCTTCACTGGGCAGCTCCTCAACCAACACCCAGAAACCTTCTATGTGTTTGAACCTCTCTACCATGTCCAGCAGGCCTTCACCAACTCCAGCAGCAGGCTGCGTCGCACACTGGACCGCCGCGCCCTACTAGGAGCATACAGGGACCTCCTCCTTAATCTGTATACCTGTGACCTTCACTTTATGGAGAATTACATCCGCCCAGAGCCCCAGGACCACGTCACAGGCTCCTTCTTCCGGCGAAGCTCCAGCCACGCCCTCTGTTCCCCTCCAGTGTGCTTGGAAGGAGGGGATGGAGCAGCCTCTGACCTGCCTGATGAAACCTGGTGTCCTAAGAAGTGTGGGGCCCTGAACCTCACCCTAGCCTCTATGTCATGTCTGTCAAAGGGACATGTAGCCATAAAGACTGTGCGGGTCCCTGAGGTGGGGGACCTGCGCACCCTCACAGAAGATCCACGTCTGGACCTGAAGATCATCCACCTGGTAAGAGACCCCAGAGCAATCCTCGCCTCACGCATGATGGCGTTTTCAGATCAGTTCCGTGCTTGGAAGATATGGAACGCGACAGGACGGCAGCCTCGATACGTGGACCTGTCGCAGATCACCAGCACGTGTAAGGACATGGCGGCCTCTGCAGAAACAGGCCTGCAAAGACCAGCATGGCTGCGGGGACGGTACATGCTGGTGCGGTATGAGGACCTGGCGTTCAATCCGAAGGACAGGACCAGTGAGATTTACAGGTTTGTGGGGCTGGAGATGGAGGATAGAGTGCAAATGTGGATTGCAAAGAACACCAACAGTAACGTATCGTCTCCGTCTGAGTGGAACTACAGGTACTCCACCACCAGAGACTCCAGAGCGACAGCAGAGAGCTGGAGGCTTCGTCTCGGCTTTGATATTGTGAGGACTGTGCAGAATCTGTGCAATGACACTCTGGCTCTGCTGGGATACAAGCAGGTTCACTCTGCAGCTGAGCTCAGAAACTTGTCTCATAGTTTGGTGGAACACAGGACATTTCAACCAGTCACATAGTAGATTTGAttgaattatttatgtatttatttatttattgtttatttatttatttatttatttatttatttatttatttattctgacgTTCCTCTCTATCATGATGctgataaaaatgaatgtaatcTATCTCActtatttctttacttttatgGTTTGTATATTAAAAGTgccaaattattaaaaaaaaaacatgtggtgCTGGAAAAGGTACAAAATAAACTGCTGTCCTTACTGCTGTATGTGCTGATAGACTGATCTCGACAGAATCCTGATGCGATTAAGTTATTATGCTTTTTTTCTATGCTGTTCttatcatttcagtttttacaaGTTCaactgaggggaaaaaagacacTTGAAAGAGTAAATGTGACCTTAAGACAAAACGTGTTATTCCTGAAGGTGAGACACACAGGAAGCgagggggagggaaaaaacagaaatgatagGGTTTGCCTTCCGAGTGTCTCTAATGCATCTCAGAAAAGGATTAATCTTCTGCAGTGCGCAGCAGCTCCAATTTTTATGTGAAAAAGTCATGAATATGAgaatatgtatttgttttttcttcaatataaatacttaaaaaaatgtaaatactggATAACTGTTGCAATGCAAGTGTGCCAACGTTATGTACTGGGTGTGTTTGGACCCATTTTTGTCAGTGTGatgctgtttatattttttagactttttaaaataaattattcatatgTATGTAATACATATCTACCACACAGCCTAAAATCTTCTTGCAACCACATTTgtttgatgtgttgttgttttttattatttcaatccTGAGTAAAGAGGATAAGTGCTTGAGTTTTAGTGCTGAAAATAGAGAATGATGAAAATTCCTTGTCTTTTATCTTGTAATCCCTCTGTGTTCAGTTCTTCTTTCAACCAAATTTCAATCCTGTTGATGTGTCTGTAATAACAGATATGTTTCTGACTCCAGAGAAAACGCATGCTGCTTGcactgtgtttcattttgagTTAACTTTGAATGTAAAAAGAATAATACCAGCATCATTCAGCAGTACCAGCTGTCTGCAGTGGAGTATAGTCAGAGAGATTAGACAGCTGCAGGTCCTCTGCCAGCTCCACCATTTGAAATTGGTCTTTGTGTCTATACAGAGAAAGGAAGCCTGCCATCTCCAGACACCAGCCCATTTATTTCCATGTTGTGCTGCTCTCTTGAGATAAATGCTGCAAGTAGTTTCTAAGGAAGAACTCATCGCTTAAAATGTAGCCATGCACTAATAGACTGGTATTTTCTTGCCTTTCAAATGCAACCATCGTATCTTCTTATGGAGGCTGCAATTGTAGCAGTCACTCCAGAGTGAAGAAACGTATGCAATTTGAGTGGAACAGTCATGCTGCTCTGTAAGCACTATTAAATCTAAGGTGAAATTGTCCctttaataatgtatttttagatCCCCAGTCCTCCCCGTCCTTCCTATAGCTGCCGTGTAGCTGCTGACACCAGGGATATCTCAGCGCAGCCCAAAGAATTGATCTACAGATCCAGCTAAGGAGAAACAGGATTTAAGATGCATGGAGAAAAGAGCGGCCGTCTTTCTTTGAACTTAATCTGCAAGGCTACACAAACTGGCCATAAAGCAAAGCTTTATGACACCCAGGGAGATTCTCTTCATCGCTTTTTCCATCCTCACCCTGACACACAAAGCTGCAAGTGGCCTGAGTCAGCCGTCAGCTAATTATCCATTTCTTTGCGCTCAATACTGACAGCTCTTTAACTGTCTCCTTAACTGTGCTGGCAAATTTAGGTCTTATCAATACTGGTAACAAATGTGAGGTGCTTGTTGTTATTGGGAAATGCAAAATAGCACACTGGGTAGTGGTTCCTAACCTAGTTAGACATACTCCAAAGCCCTGTGAGATAGACTCAAGTTCCCATTCACTGACACCACTTTTTCAGCCATTActtttagcacttttaaatgTGTATCTATCGCTTTAATGGTCCATTATGTACAATTTAGTGGCATCATTTAGTTGAGGTTGCAGCCAAACGAATGCCTCTCGCCTCTCCTTCCCCCTCCAGGtatgtactgtagaaacatggcggtttaACACCGTGGACACTGTACATATAAAAGATAttgaaattcttattttctgtttattatacactaatgaaaacatactttaaaaatatcacattCAGTCAATAGATTCCACAAAATCTTACACAATGAGTCTTTAAGCAAAAGTTTTATCCTCAATAGCCTATTTATCTTTTGCctaaaagaaatgaatgaaattatgGACAGATTGTGATGACGAGATGATTGGTTAGAGCATCTACAAAACTCCAGCTCTTGTGAGGTGTTGCTGGTCTGCCTCTGCAGTGTGGTGCTTATCAAGAAACCTTGGGTCCTaccattcatgtggatgtttCTTGACATGTACTATCCACCTAAGCATTGTACCATGTACATCCTTTCATGGAAACAATATTGCCTAATGACAGGGACCTCTTTAGCAGGATAAAGCACCCTACCATAAAGCAAAAATAGTTCAGGAATGGTATGACgaacacaacaacaatttcATCCAGCATTTGTGGGATCTGTTGGACAAACAGCTCTGACCCATGGAGGCCCCACCACACAACTTAAAGCTTGATGCATCTTGCAGCTTGTTGTatcttggtgccagataccacagcagaACTTCAGAGGTCTGGTTGAGTCCATACCACGACAGGTCAGGGCTGTTGGCTATTTTGTGGTtgtaatgttatggctgattggTGTATTTATTCATTACCCTTAGCTGTTTACTTGGACAATGTATCTGTAAATGGTTTGTGGTCATGTGGAGAGGGCCCATTCTGAcatctgtcacactgacagTGCCTGGGAAGCAGGAACCTCTACTGATTTGAAAATCAGGGGAAGAAATTTTAGCTGTTCAGTcaatttatgtgtttttcattttttacctAAGCGTAAGCTCTTCTCGCATCACTGATTTGCATGTGTGCAGTTAACAGGAGAAAAGGCTGACTTTGGAATGTcaggatatttttttaaaaccagcataatgaagtaaaataacatgataaactaaatattcagtGAAGGTGGAGACTTGCTTgcaggatgaggaggaagatcaCCCTCAAGCTTAGAGGTTTAAGGTTCAAAGCCTGAGTAGGCAAGAATCTCCACTGCTGTGGTCtcatctgcaaacagcagcaaaaagaagaagagttttCCTGCAGGGATCAATAAAGAATCACATTAACATGCAGTAGAaattaataatgtgtttattagactcaaacacaacagacacatgACTTGATTATTTCCTTTTCTCCCACTAAGAAATAGATAAttaaaaagtaacaaatatTTTTTCCTGTGAAATAAACTTCTTCAGTAATTAAGATTTAAGACCGATGGATATTATTGGTTCATTGATTAACTTCATGTCATATGGTGAATACATTCAATACATGGTTGATAAATGAGTTTTGATAAGttttgaggtgtctgcacatagatgtaTAGTCACATACCAATACTAATGCGGTTATAGACATGTGGTTTATTTGAAGATAATTTCTTAGGCATGGGTTGTTATCTTGACCATTCCTAGGTCAGAGGTTATTCGAGTGGGGGTGCCGAGCTGGCACCACTGCCAGCTCGGCGCCACTGCCAGATGTTTAGTTAAAACAAAGTCTCTTTTAGAGGGATCGATGAGGAAACAGGCCATAGGTTAAATCCTTAGGTGGTCTTTCTTTTTGGGAAAGGAGAACTGGCTGAGAATGGTGGTCCTTGACCTCACAGGACCTtagtttttaactaattgtgcAATGATAAAATATAACCATAGATTGGGTAATGTTCCAGACATAGAAGGGTGAGGAGATTGCACAAGAGTTGACACTACTTAAAGCAGGGCTGTCCAAAGTACAGCCCGGGGGCAATCACGGCCCGCTTTTAGATTTCATGTGGcccaaagcttcatttttataatatattatttatgactgttaggattgtcagatacgGTATATGGTTGgaatatttggtgtttttggtcgacataatgaagcatttgaatgcaaggacataactgctggtgttatatgGGACAAAAAATTACTTTCTGTATGATTtggttaaagacaagagcaagagtgacactttaaatgtaaacagaTATTGCaatactcataataagtcatgttgaACATAAGGTTCAGATTTAAATCAGATTCATGCTAGTTTAACCTATTCCATACAATTTACAATTTCTTTGTTcactgactccagatgtgaaagaaaggcagaattgTTTTTTAGACCCCTCCACCCCACTTCCTCACTTAGTGCAAGATCAGATAAAGGAAAAGCTGTGTGGAAGTGTCTTCTCTATTACCTATTGTGCATGAATGCTGATTAAAgtaatatgtctgtgtatgtgtgtgtgtgtgtgcatgtgcacacccCCATTTCCAGAACATTCTCTTGGAACTTCCCCTGACCCCCTTTTATCTGAGCCCCCAATTTGATACACCTCATTAAAAGGTCAAAGGTTGGTTAAGGGCAAGTGATTTGAAATCACCAGTCTCAGCACTGCCTAGTCGTTGGAACTCAGCATCcctacagcagacagaggcCCCACTGTTTCAccctcatgtgtgtgtgtgtgtgtgtgtgtgtgtgtgtgtgtgtaaaactgcTGACAGGGTTAACAGTGCAAGATGAGATAAGGGAAAAGTTGTGTGAAAGTGTCTTCTCTAAgtgaggaaggggagggggggtctAAAAAAcaattctgcctttctttcacatctggagtcaggTAACAAAGAATACATTGTatggaatatgttaaacttgcatgaatcTGACCAAAGGGGATGTtgatggaagaagctaagaCGAGCTAAGACAAGCAAGATGCCAGTGgaaaatctgggactgacttttagttgttggcgagacCTTTGTGAactaaaaggctgaaagacaagcgtggactaataagtaatattagctggctccTATGTGTCATATGGCTGTTAGCAAAGACTCACTAATTTCTGAAGTAATAtattcataacaaatacacatgtaaaaCCACTGTCCACATTTACagacagtggtattacactcaTGATGTAGCTTTAGCACAGAATGTATCCTTGCTTGATCAGTTTCTTTGCAAATAACTCACAAGCCAGACTGTCGCTTCTTTTGTAACCATCCTCAACGCATCAAGCAGCACAGGCACAGTGTGAACCAGCTTCCAACGATGCTTTGATAAGCACCTTCTTGACCTTACAGCAACACcgttgtgtcagtgtcagtcgAATAAGCTCTATCACGTAAATCCCCCCTGTGCTTTGCCGCAACGCCTGTCTGTAATCACCAGCCTTAACCATTCGCTGGTCATAATGAGATGTGGGAGCAAAGGAGGTCATAAGTCGTCCTTGGAGTtgctcctccagctgcaggtgTGTCATACAGGTTCATTATCCCACGGTCAATTCTTTATGGTCCTTATCTGGGCAAGCTGCCAGAAAGTCTGCAAATGAATATGAGCTCCCTTGCTATCACACTGACACATAACCACATGCTTTGATCAAAATCAATATTATCTCGTGAccatatataaacatgtatctGTATGTGCATGCTGTATTATGTGGATATGGCTATGACAAAGGTGACAcccagc encodes the following:
- the si:ch73-62b13.1 gene encoding carbohydrate sulfotransferase 1 encodes the protein MREGCRARGEGRMECSWKTVLLLVCASLGVQYTAIRTLRDSLSGPCQGAYRCQTRHHRDSRWRALCDDSWMPIDSPRKHILLFATTRSGSSFTGQLLNQHPETFYVFEPLYHVQQAFTNSSSRLRRTLDRRALLGAYRDLLLNLYTCDLHFMENYIRPEPQDHVTGSFFRRSSSHALCSPPVCLEGGDGAASDLPDETWCPKKCGALNLTLASMSCLSKGHVAIKTVRVPEVGDLRTLTEDPRLDLKIIHLVRDPRAILASRMMAFSDQFRAWKIWNATGRQPRYVDLSQITSTCKDMAASAETGLQRPAWLRGRYMLVRYEDLAFNPKDRTSEIYRFVGLEMEDRVQMWIAKNTNSNVSSPSEWNYRYSTTRDSRATAESWRLRLGFDIVRTVQNLCNDTLALLGYKQVHSAAELRNLSHSLVEHRTFQPVT